Proteins co-encoded in one Theileria equi strain WA chromosome 3, complete sequence genomic window:
- a CDS encoding ribosomal protein S15 domain-containing protein (encoded by transcript BEWA_006670A) has translation MRLALFNLVLSCCVTLIIWNSPSSGFKIRYGRERSRILKLKKRKGAILTRLNLLTRTRGIGIFPCRATPEDSTPEPESEKEEGTQESFENIVEEEKPKRMPNNPVIEQDLENFDPLFRNIPTLRTLKRNIKLEDRPGAFSAPDYARDFIEQDAWDFHPNKIRVRGKYFSKLYQYELREPMKRHENDTGSPEVVIASLTAKIDYISSHVKNNKKDVQAKRQLVRLATKRRKLLEYLYRKKRDTFYMLIKTFNLPFDESRFSYKRILPENIYSQYRRTKLRPYMHLGLLSPNTQNKKGKSANSNYSRPVYTILDSKPSTTEQKSIKVDNSNILILNSDNFNEISKYPGKIKTGINDALVITPLHNLNLNSVFGESLFEKRKRNEKILHLAELVYLSDGIIVPIDYNELKSNGCRHVYNLKLANILIFFLRECFEQARYPNVHFIVYNWNEISTWNSYRNSFLRRQKKEIHQILNEFIAESGKISTTCEFTNSSEKHDWVTKLYPSIKERIKLHRDCKSDLESDFNGRVKSCEVIKAFRKQTQDSSDDLVSRLNPNQLQELKNLAPSYNQLIELIKVQRERMITFLNDTSNYGHPVEWYKREIDALVNNSLNELVATMHVVKGCENFAKELKNRLVESLKSIIIEFIDTLSLRMHDEIVQEFRNNISSLTISPNLDEELEDAIRTADSLYFKKRKSLEPKILRNDPVYKAKFQSQRADLIQNLKEISNHILEYAISNGMYYHRISIRDGILLLPQNFVLKYLNRLLDKIKIPLRISLNYLSPSAFGFSNFFRLVISPRHARYRSKDTLSPQICRYFTHSDSVNKIIP, from the exons ATGCGTTTGGCTCTATTTAACCTTGTTCTGAGCTGCTGTGTGACGTTGATAATCTGGAACAGCCCATCTTCTGGATTCAAGATCAGATATGGGCGCGAAAGGAGTCGTATTTTGAAGTTAAAAAAGAGGAAAGGTGCAATTTTGACCAGATTAAACTTGTTAACCAGGACTAGAGGCATAGGAATATTTCCATGTAGAGCTACCCCTGAAGATTCTACTCCAGAACCAGAATCtgagaaagaagaaggaaCACAAGAAAGCTTTGAAAACAttgtggaagaagaaaaacCTAAGCGTATGCCAAATAATCCCGTAATTGAACAAGATTTAGAAAATTTTGATCCGCTCTTTAGAAACATCCCAACTCTTCGCACTCTCAAACGTAATATAAAGCTAGAAGATAGACCTGGAGCGTTCTCTGCACCTGACTACGCCAGAGATTTTATTGAACAGGATGCCTGGGATTTCCATCCAAATAAAATCAGAGTTAGAGGAAAGTATTTCTCAAAGCTATACCAATACGAATTGCGTGAGCCTATGAAACGTCATGAAAACGATACTGGCTCTCCTGAAGTTGTAATTGCATCTTTGACAGCTAAAATAGACTATATTTCTTCCCACGTAAAAAATAACAAAAAGGATGTGCAAGCAAAAAGGCAGTTGGTAAGGTTAGCGACAAAACGTAGAAAACTTTTAGAATATCTCTATCGCAAAAAAAGGGATACATTTTACATGCTGATAAAAACATTTAATTTACCTTTTGATGAGTCTCGTTTCTCTTACAAGAGGATATTGCCAGAAAATATATACTCACAATATCGCAGAACTAAAC TGCGACCATACATGCATCTGGGACTTTTATCCCCCAATACACAAAATAAAAAGGGGAAGAGTGCAAACAGCAACTATTCTAGGCCTGTATACACAATTCTTGACTCAAAACCCTCAACAACTGAGcaaaagagtataaaggTGGATAACAGCAACATTCTAATTCTGAATTCAGACAATTTTAATGAGATTAGTAAATACCCAGGTAAAATAAAGACTGGCATAAATGATGCGCTTGTAATTACACCTCTACATAATTTAAATCTAAACAGTGTTTTTGGGGAATCTCTTTTCgaaaagaggaagagaaatgaaaaaattttgcatCTTGCGGAACTTGTATACTTATCAGACGGCATAATAGTGCCAATAGACTACAATGAGCTTAAAAGTAATGGATGTAGACACGTTTATAACCTAAAGCttgcaaatattttgatttttttCTTGAGAGAATGTTTTGAACAGGCTAGATATCCTAATGTACACTTTATTGTCTACAATTGGAATGAGATTTCCACGTGGAATAGTTATAGGAATTCATTTTTAAGACGCCAAAAAAAGGAGATACATCAAATTCTTAACGAATTTATTGCAGAGTCTGGTAAAATTAGTACAACGTGCGAATTTACGAATTCTTCCGAAAAACATGATTGGGTTACAAAGCTCTATCCTTCCATCAAAGAACGTATAAAATTACACAGGGACTGCAAGAGTGATTTGGAATCTGACTTTAATGGTAGAGTAAAATCCTGTGAGGTGATAAAGGCCTTTAGAAAGCAAACTCAGGATAGTTCTGATGATCTTGTTTCTCGTTTAAATCCTAACCAATTACAAGAACTCAAGAATCTTGCTCCATCATACAACCAGTTGATAGAATTGATAAAGGTGCAAAGGGAACGTATGATAACGTTTCTAAATGACACAAGTAATTACGGACATCCAGTCGAATGGTACAAGAGAGAAATAGATGCGCTTGTTAACAACAGTCTGAATGAGCTGGTTGCCACGATGCATGTGGTAAAGGGATGTGAGAATTTTGCAAAGGAGCTAAAAAATAGACTTGTTGAATCGCTAAAGAGTATAATTATTGAATTCATTGATACATTGTCTCTAAGAATGCACGATGAAATCGTGCAGGAGTTTCGGAATAACATTTCAAGCCTTACTATTTCTCCAAACCTTGATGAGGAACTGGAAGATGCTATAAGAACAGCGGATAGCCTCTATTTtaaaaagaggaaaagcCTAGAACCCAAAATATTGAGAAACGACCCTGTCTACAAGGCCAAGTTCCAGTCACAGAGGGCTGATTTGATCCAGAATCTCAAGGAAATATCAAACCATATACTGGAATATGCCATTTCAAACGGCATGTACTATCATCGCATATCAATAAGGGATGGAATCTTGCTCTTGCCTCAAAATTTTGTACTAAAGTACCTCAATAGGCTCCTCGACAAGATCAAGATTCCACTACGCATCTCCCTAAACTACTTGAGTCCATCTGCCTTTGGATTCTCAAACTTTTTCAGGTTAGTCATTTCACCACGTCACGCTCGTTACAGGAGCAAGGATACGCTATCTCCACAAATTTGTCGTTACTTCACACACAGTGACAGTGTCAACAAGATAATACCGTAA
- a CDS encoding hypothetical protein (encoded by transcript BEWA_006680A) produces MILHISIIFTLFIGVFSTHLDKVSERLSLKPVGKGDWLFILDLSIASKNVNPSSNSAGNEPFLMDVMPIDLAKLYLKSNAEWFESTQGFGEWKHSVWGDHPNECVQNGVTLMASFPGNDKQAAYSNFETLCYGLWGITGSMFTNLVNENSFIHDVTDLAVSDDTRNSELDSTVFLSSDSDDNLCVDSLFKWRFLFPCVGRRGLLSILADERLFTRSSYRGITLRLERENDQLLFKTRIQFIVQKKGIPKKIWGFFPGGTRPQMCNAIQDSKVKFIFPQGFVEEEDTFDFSNASHIEETFGKLLKFVENGYKPLRSQNDISFQVSELDSLYLNVLKRVQSSLLMTVENLSDQEKRITVQQPLPFWLNPLIHTLEIMVEPLDGNGRNTLYSCTSHGCFNKNLEKIDSSGYRIIGKYFANYPQKEKGEKDGPLVIYNVCASWTRLGVIITLPPKTKLSLSVELLKDNITFESIHVSTHRGQLIPSALLMDSKGIKSPTLASISSTVTSEYRVHIMNPFFSHIVLPDTTMVFNAMAGAGVVMALMFGFVFNAVASDWDKLFKLSD; encoded by the exons ATGATATTACACATAAGTATCATATTTACGCTTTTTATAGGTGTGTTTTCGACACACCTAGACAAGGTCTCTGAGAGACTTTCTCTAAAGCCCGTAGGGAAGGGCGACTGGCTCTTCATTCTAGATTTATCAATAGCATCAAAAAATGTGAACCCTTCGTCTAACAGCGCGGGGAATGAACCATTTCTAATGGACGTCATGCCCATAGATCTCGCAAAGCTTTATCTAAAGTCGAATGCTGAATGGTTTGAGAGCACACAGGGATTCGGAGAGTGGAAACATTCGGTTTGGGGTGATCATCCAAACGAGTGTGTACAAAATGGAGTGACTTTAATGGCCAGTTTTCCAGGAAACGACAAACAAGCTGCTTACTCGAATTTTGAAACACTGTGTTACGGTCTTTGGGGTATTACTGGTTCTATGTTCACTAACTTGGTCAATGAAAACTCATTTATCCACGATGTTACCGATTTAGCGGTAAGTGATGACACAAGAAATTCTGAACTAGACTCTACTGTCTTCCTATCTTCGGACTCTGATGACAATTTGTGCGTGGATAGTTTGTTCAAATGGAGATTTTTGTTTCCATGTGTAGGTCGCAGGGGTTTACTCTCTATCTTGGCCGATGAACGTTTGTTCACAAGGTCCTCTTACAGAGGAATAACACTCCGTTTAGAGAGAGAAAATGACCAGCTACTGTTTAAAACACGCATACAGTTTATAGTTCAAAAGAAAGGGATTCCAAAAAAAATTTGGGGATTTTTTCCGGGCGGCACACGCCCTCAAATGTGCAATGCGATACAAGACTCTAAAgtaaaatttatatttccGCAAGGTTttgttgaggaagaagacacTTTTGACTTTTCTAACGCATCTCATATCGAAGAAACATTTGGAAAACTCttgaaatttgtggaaaaCGGGTACAAACCTCTAAGGAGTCAAAATGATATTTCTTTCCAAGTATCAGAGTTGGATAGTTTATATCTCAATGTACTCAAAAGGGTACAATCATCTCTCTTGATGACTGTAGAAAACTTATCAGACCAAGAAAAGCGTATCACTGTTCAGCAACCCCTACCATTTTGGCTCAACCCACTGATTCACACACTGGAAATCATGGTAGAACCATTGGatggaaatggaagaaaCACTTTGTATTCATGTACTTCACATGGTTGTTTtaataaaaatttggaaaaaatagaTTCTAGTGGATACAGAATTATCGGAAAATACTTTGCAAATTATCCACAAAAGGAGAAGGGCGAAAAAGATGGCCCACTCGTAATTTATAATGTATGTGCTAGTTGGACACGTCTGGGAGTTATTATAACCCTACCCCCAAAAACTAAATTATCGCTTTCTGTTGAGTTGTTGAAGGATAATATAACCTTTGAAAGTATACACGTTTCTACACACAGAGGGCAGTTGATACCATCTGCTCTATTGATGGATTCAAAGGGTATTAAATCCCCAACTTTGGCCTCAATATCTTCAACTGTTACTTCAGAATATAGAGTTCACATAATGAACCCATTTTTTTCGCACATTGTCCTTCCAGATACAA CTATGGTCTTTAATGCAATGGCAGGAGCAGGTGTCGTAATGGCACTCATGTTTGGCTTCGTATTTAACGCGGTTGCCAGTGATTGGGACAAACTTTTTAAATTGTCTGATTGA
- a CDS encoding DEAD box ATP-dependent RNA helicase family member protein (encoded by transcript BEWA_006650A), whose translation MTRKLPTSIYKRINSKYFKSDPYNVKNSKRYSLNHERTHETPNHTSSNEFVSHSAIKIHPVLKYALNRNKSIYKLNEMQESSYLSILSGKDVTIHSPTGSGKTIAYLLPILNNIYQIHDMLEDLILRDSTIIGDKEDRLKRLSLGWNKRVPHALLPSSFDEYKQDTQNLEALGSQLFNKYPGRTTFEKLVDVLVSRKPSELKSLSGHFHHLPYHIWRKKSRNSVYRNLMSNPLGGVRCVVILVPGKDLVSQVIRDIYDLDYLGRVSVQALTRVHYLPLEPEGTIETLPKSDDHPFYPSQHTFMAMSDEIKIPSGVLSLEDQKKMLQNVPTRSIDNDPHTYKVETVAINMGNKKRSIILNPLSTHGNMKTIQESYGVDGLEVQSVEHKRQPLIVSPRIQWGSTDIVVTTPQLFLMDILQRKQRRLYPVCVVFDEVDMLFESGVSRSSIMEIVSYLRPRPPSYNPLVDSHKVGSRQPPPCQFIKSASTIAFGGMQTSGSMIYERFGTSKLLFSDKNHLIKSEVTFIKFDDENDKLELLIKSIVSNPVPKTVIFANSLKNVSLIYNYLKEHKWPVLAFHSRSTLATRVAMIKTFFDGDDDPRIFVATDLLARGIDLKTVHHIINFDFPNDASVFLHRIKSQDAKVTSLVGASSNDLSTQIRYFQRTKKPINQILSRKRSFRRKIKSLNLSKPREFKDGKREREGPVEITPTKPLPPRTMHHTEDDIYKRLSLKRRVLQYYNNYNS comes from the exons ATGACAAGGAAATTGCCAACCTCAATTTATAAACGTATTAATTCAAAATACTTCAAAAGTGATCCTTATAATGTGAAAAATTCTAAACGGTATAGCTTAAATCATGAAAGAACCCATGAAACTCCAAATCACACATCTTCCAATGAATTCGTTTCACACTCAGCGATTAAAATCCATCCAGTACTTAAATATGCTCTTAATCGCAATAAATCCATATATAAGCTGAACGAGATGCAGGAATCGtcatatttgtctatattGAGCGGGAAAGATGTGACTATACACTCACCTACAG GATCTGGGAAAACTATAGCATATTTACTTCCAATTTTGAACAATATATACCAGATACATGACATGCTGGAAGATCTCATACTGCGGGATTCCACAATTATAGGCGATAAAGAAGACAGGCTTAAGCGTTTGAGTCTTGGATGGAATAAAAGGGTACCTCATGCTCTATTGCCTAGTTCTTTTGATGAATACAAACAGGATACACAAAACCTTGAAGCACTAGGAAGTCAATTGTTTAACAAATATCCTGGTAGAACAACATTTGAGAAGTTAGTAGATGTCTTGGTCTCACGAAAACCTTCTGAATTAAAGAGCTTAAGCGGACactttcatcatcttccatACCACATATGGAGAAAGAAATCAAGAAATTCAGTGTATAGGAATTTAATGAGTAATCCACTTGGAGGTGTACGTTGTGTAGTAATTCTTGTTCCGGGAAAAGATTTGGTATCACAAGTTATTCGTGATATTTATGACTTGGATTATCTTGGAAGAGTTTCTGTGCAGGCGTTGACTCGCGTCCATTATTTACCACTTGAACCGGAAGGAACTATAGAAACCCTGCCAAAGAGTGATGATCATCCGTTTTATCCATCCCAACATACGTTTATGGCAATGTCTGATGAAATAAAGATTCCTTCTGGAGTTTTAAGTTTAGAAGATCAAAagaaaatgttacaaaatGTACCTACAAGATCAATAGATAATGATCCACACACTTACAAAGTGGAAACTGTGGCCATAAATATGGGTAATAAAAAGAGATCTATAATACTTAATCCTTTATCAACACATGGGAATATGAAAACTATACAAGAGAGCTATGGAGTCGATGGTTTAGAGGTGCAATCTGTTGAACACAAAAGACAGCCTTTAATAGTATCCCCAAGGATACA GTGGGGAAGTACCGATATCGTAGTTACAACTCCTCAGTTATTTTTAATGGATATATTGCAGCGAAAACAACGAAGATTATATCCAGTATGTGTTGTCTTCGATGAAGTTGATATGTTGTTCGAAAGTGGCGTGAGTAGAAGCAGTATAATGGAGATTGTTTCGTATTTGCGTCCTCGACCTCCATCATACAATCCATTGGTGGACTCACATAAAGTAGGATCTAGACAACCACCTCCTTGCCAATTTATTAAATCAGCATCTACTATTGCATTTGGAGGTATGCAAACATCTGGAAGTATGATATATGAAAGATTTGGTACCAGTAAGCTTCTTTTTAGCGATAAGAATcatttgataaaatctGAAGTTACCTTCATAAAGTTTGACGATGAAAACGATAAACTAGAGTTACTGATTAAAAGCATAGTATCTAATCCCGTTCCAAAAACCGTGATTTTTGCAAACTCCTTGAAAAATGTTAGTCTAATTTATAATTACTTGAAGGAGCACAAATGGCCGGTTTTAGCATTTCATTCCAGATCCACACTTGCAACTAGGGTTGCAATGataaaaacattttttgatGGAGACGATGATCCTAGGATCTTTGTGGCAACAGATTTACTTGCTAGAGGCATAGACTTGAAGACAGTTCATCACATTATAAACTTCGATTTTCCTAATGATGCCTCTGTATTTCTGCATCGTATAAAATCACAAGATGCAAAGGTGACAAGCTTAGTTGGTGCAAGTTCCAACGATTTGAGTACGCAAATTCGATACTTTCAACGAACCAAGAAACCAATAAACCAGATACTTTCCCGCAAAAGGTCGTTCAGGCGCAAAATAAAGAGTTTAAACCTATCAAAGCCTCGGGAATTCAAAGATGGGAAGCGAGAGAGAGAGGGACCAGTTGAGATAACTCCAACTAAACCACTGCCTCCAAGAACGATGCATCACACAGAAGACGATATATATAAAAGGTTATCCCTTAAACGGAGGGTATTGCAGTACTACAACAACTACAATTCTTAA
- a CDS encoding hypothetical protein (encoded by transcript BEWA_006660A), with the protein MGWHIQKYIAKAGRAVNPVVWYKTWNNCEGKQVSDVAKNIAHGLNNEFAQIGRVSQYRYWWWANPLGAGLILYGGYKAWYMSYMAHKQRKVAQLVAGAYGQGGQWLNPVPK; encoded by the exons ATGGGATGGCATATACAGAAATATATTGCAAAGGCCGGAAGGGCTGTGAACCCTGTGGTCTGGTACAAGACATGGAACAACTGCGAGGGCAAGCAGGTTTCTGATGTCGCTAAAAATATCGCACATGGACTAAACAACGAATTCGCACAAATTGGACGCGTTAGTCAATACAGGTACTGGTGGTGGGCCAATCCTCTGGGTGCTGGACTGATCCTCTACGGAGGATATAAAGCTTGGTACATGTCATATATGGCACATAAACAAAgaaaag TTGCTCAATTGGTAGCTGGAGCCTATGGCCAAGGTGGGCAGTGGTTAAATCCAGTCCCCAAGTAA